aaagtaaatactcaagtccgtgaacattgctccaaagtcgggatttttttttttattgatttaatgtgcatacaaaagtaaatactATAGTCCGTGGACATTGctacaaagtctggatttttttcattgatttaatatgcatacaaaagtaaatactCAAGTCCGTGAAaattgctccaaagtctggatttttttcattgatttaatgtgcatacaaaagtaaatactAGAGCCCGTGAAAATTGCTACAATGTCGGGATTTTTTTCGttgatttaatatgcatacaaagTAAATActtgagtccgtgaacattgctccaaactctggatttttatttttattgatttaatgtCCTTACAAAAGTAAATACAAGAGTCCGTGAAAAATGCTACAAAGTCGGGATATTTTTCAttgatttaatatgcatacaaaagtaaatactcgagtccgtgaacattgctccaaagtctggattttttttcattgatttaatatgcatacaaaagtaaatactCGAGTCCGTGGACATTGCtctaaagtctggattttttttttaattgatttaatgtgcatacaaaagtgaaTACTAGAGTCCGGGAAAATTGctacaaagtcgggatttttttcattgatttaatatgcatacaaaagtaaatactGCATTCCGTGAAAATTGctacaaagtctggatttttttcattgatttaatatgcatacaaaagtaaatactcaagtccgtgaacattgctccaaagtcgggatttttttgttgttgatttaatgtgcatacaaaagtaaatactACATTCCGTGAAAATTGctacaaagtctggattttttttcattgatttaatatgcatacaaaagtaaatactcaagtccgtgaacattgctccaaagtctggattttttcattgatttaatatgcatacaaaagtaaatactcaagtccgtgaacattgcttcaaagtcgggatttttttcattgatttaatgtgcatacaaaagtaaatactagagtccgtgaacattgctccaaaatcgggatttttttaattgatttaatgtgcatacaaaagtaaatactACAGTCCATGAAATTTGCTACaatgtcgggatttttttcattgatttaatgtgcatacaaaagtaaatactcaagtccgtgaacattgctccaaagtcgggatttttttcattgatttaatatgcatacaaaagtaaatactcaagtccgtgaacattgctccaaagtcgggatttttttttgtattgatttaatgtgcatacaaaagtaaatactACATTCCGTGAAAATTGctacaaagtctggatttttttcattgatttaatgtgcatacaaaagtaaatactcgagtccgtgaacattgcttcaaagtcgggatttttttcattgatttaatgtgcatacaaaagtaaatactACAGTCCATGAAATTTGCTACaatgtcgggatttttttcattgatttaatgtgcatacaaaagtaaatactcaagtccgtgaacattgctccaaagtcgggatttttttcattgatttaatatgcatacaaaagtaaatactcaagtccgtgaacattgctccaaagtcgggattttttttttattgatttaatgtgcatacaaaagtaaatactACATTCCGTGAAAATTGctacaaagtctggatttttttcattgatttaatgtgcatacaaaagtaaatactcaagtccgtgaacattgctccaaaatcgggattttttaaattgatttaatgtgcatacaaaagtaaatactACAGTCCATGAAATTTGCTACaatgtcgggatttttttcattgatttaatgtgcatacaaaagtaaatactagagtccgtaaaGATTGctacaaagtcgggatttttttcattgatttaatatgcatacaaagTAAATActtgagtccgtgaacattgctccaaactctggatttttatttttattgatttaatgtCCTTACAAAAGTAAATACAAGAGTCCGTGAAAATTGCTACAAAGTCGGGATATTTTTCAttgatttaatatgcatacaaaagtaaatactggagtccgtgaatattgctccaaagtctggatttttttgttgttgatttaatgtgcatacaaaagtaaataccACATTCCGTGAAAATAGctacaaagtctggatttttttcattgatttaatatgcatacaaaagtaaatactcaagtccgtgaacattgctccaaagtcgggatttttttatttatttatttaatgtgcatacaaaagtaaataccACATTCCGTGAACATTGCTACAAAGTCTGGATATTTTCAttgatttaatatgcatacaaaagtaaatactcaagaccgtgaacattgctccaaagtcgggatttttttttaaattgatttaatgtgcatacaaaagtaaatactagagtccgtgtttgtgtgtttgtgtgtgtctgttttaCATTTGCATggtttgtatatattatcaatgttgtaaatacaaatctttatatatccacAAAGGGGTGGTTCCGAAGATGTAGGCATTTttcggcggtctcaagaaggCCAGAAATAcaagatggtgtgtgtgtgtgtgtgtgtgtggtcctgcAGCCTACCTACCTGGCCAAACAGTTCTCCTCTGCTGCACAGCGTAAGGCAAACATCTGCATGCGCTGCACGTAAGCACCTGCTTGGATGGCGTAGGGATCTGGCAGCAGGTCAGGCAGTCCTGTCGGGAGgacagacaacatgtttgaatGTCTGTTGAGCGAGTCTTGCAGATGCTTGGCAGGATTTGACCACTTTGACATTCTCATGCTGTCCAAATGCAATCCAAGGCAATTTGTGTCACCTGGAAGCAATTATCTCCCTTCTTTGTTGGGAATAAATGGGGTCCACTTCAAAATTCCAATGGTCCATTTGACGTTGTTTCATGTACAAAAGTACAATTGGTCTTGCAGATTCACCAAGATTAGCGCTGAGTAGCCTTCTAGAGAaccagcgtccactgcagtggacgtttgtgttttgcataacacgGCTATTTATTTTCCAAAATGTATAACTCTGACGAATAAAAAACTGAAAGAGTTggacatatttaaaggcctactgaaatgagatttttttattcaaacggggatagcaggtccattctatgtgtcatacttgatcattttgcgatattgccatatttttgctgaaaggatttagtagagaacatcggcgctaaagttcgcaacttttggtcgctaataaaaaaagccttgcctttaccagaagtagcagacgatgtgcgcgtgacgtcacgggttgtggagctcctcattgtttacaatcatggccaccagcagcaagagcgattcggatcgagaaagcgacaattcccccattattttgagcgaggatgaaagatttgtggatgaggaaagttagagtgaatcacaaaaaaagaaaaaaaaaagaagcggcgccagtgtgagcgtttcagatgtaattagacacatttaccaagataattctggaaaatcccttatctgcctactgttttaatagtgttttagtgagattataatgacatacctgaaagtcaggtggccgcggtgaacgccagtgtctctgagagaagccgaggagccaagatcacagctgcttttttgagctgcaggatgaggtcgcataatccactgaagtctccggtaagagccgacttaatatcacaatttttccatctaaaaacttgctggttgacgtaaagaaacatgttcgcttgaccgctctgtgttaaagcttcacaacaaacggtgctaaaggcagctgcaatccaccgctttccaccaacagcattcttctttgacgtctccattattaattgaacaaattgcaaaagattcagcaacacagatgtccaaaataccgtgtaattatgctatgaaaagagacgacttttagccgtgagtggtgctgggctaatatgttcgctccaaccaataacgtcacaaacacgcatcatcatttcgtgacgttttcaacaggaaactccgcaggaaatttaaaattgcaatttagtaaactaaaaaggccgtattggcatgtgttgcaatgttaatatttcatcattaatatataaattatcagactgcgtggtcggtagtagtggctttcagtaggcctttaaagcacttctgggttcctggttcgatccccaccttctaccaacctcgtcacgtctgttgtgtccttgagcaagaccctttcacccttgctcctgatgagtcgtggttaggGCCCTGCCTgaccagctcccgccatcagtgtgtgaatgtgtgtgtgaatgggtgaatgtggaaatagtttcaaagcggtttgagtaccttgaaggtagaaaattcGCCATTTACAAGTGAACTACAAGAAAAGCTGGtagggttgaaaaaaaaacatgttcgagCCTCTGCTTGCTGCCGAAGCTCACAACACCAACAGCTTCACTCTACCATGAGCATAATATGACAAAGTCAACGGAGCAATCCTTTATAAATGATTTAATGTTTCTCTCCtgcccggtagcaaatgcttcTCGGACTGGTTGGGGACCATTGTCTTAAAGGATCTCTTCCGGTGGGTGTTTCAGTGCAATAACTTCACCttcatcgttagtttttaagccaaaatgtatccgttcccccttttctgtctacacactgtgtctgcttgtaagtactctgtgattgtgcgctgccgaacatgctcgtctgctcgtaaactggcaatgacacgacgtgacgacgacgacagggtggtggaccggtacttgatcacccttgatcacccactgggaggtgaggggagcagtgagcagcagtggtggccccgcccgggaataattttttggtgattcaacccccaattccaacccttgatgctgagtgccaagcagggaggtaatggctcccatttttatagtctttggtatgactcggccggggtttgaacactctaaccacaaggccaccgaaCAGGTTAAGCCGATAATTAAATTTCTTGCGGatgcctttatttagaaaagtaccaaaatacttttggtactggcaccaaagtattggtatcgggacaacaacaataataataataataataatagattttatttgtaaaaagcaaacctcaaagtgctacagtgtattataattacaataataataataaaataaaataatgaaaagataatcaaaataaataaaatataaaaactacaacagcctgaTAGCTAAAACTAGTATGCATAAGGCTTTTATTCAAAAGAAGGGTtttcaagcctttttttaaaagcattcacagtctgaggtgcccacaggtggtcagggagagcagcggagcagaaagcccggtctcccatagttcgtagctttgtccaacactaaaacacacacactgagcacccactggcagacaTATAGATTATACGCAGTTTGTAATATTAtgtataataatggattagatttatatcgcgcttttctattgttagatactcaaagcgctcacagagaagtgggaacccattattcattcacacctggtggtggtaagctttggggtagactgacggaagcgtggctgccatttTGCGCCTACGGATCCGCCaaccattcatcattcattcaccagtgtgagcggcaccgggggcaaagggtgaagtgtcctgcccaaggacacaacggcagcgtctttgatgtcaataggtgggaagcgaacctgcaaccctcaggtttctggcacggctgctctacccactacgccatgccgccccagttGCAtggcagggtaaaaaaaaaaaacacaaaaaaaaccaacTAGTACaattataaaacaatattgctgATTTCTACATAATTGCCTACCATTCTGGAAGTATGTGGTCCCGTGTCCTGCGTCAGGAGGCCGCCGCGTGTGCGTCCCCGATCGTCCCCTGCTGGGTGGATAAATATTGTAGAAGACGGAATTCCCGGGGAAGTTGTGGTTCCGAGAATCGTCGTTAAACATACTCTCCAGAGAAAAGGCGTCTTCTCCAGGTTGCTGGAAGGGCGCAGGATGAGCCAGGATGGAGCTCTGCGTCCTGGGTGCGTAAAGCCAGCTGGGTCCGGGTCCCACGTCCGCACGTAAGGACTGGAACGGCGCCAGCGGACCCGGTTCCTCCTCCCGGCTGGTGTGCGGCACCGAGCCGTCCACGGTGAGACCGTCGGTCCATGCGCTGACGCTGCCGGTGAGGTCCGGCCTGGGGCGGCGGACGCGGGTGCGCGCCCGGCTGGGTGACGCGTGGTCGGGTGACGCGGACTCTGAGGCCGCCGTGCGGTCCCGGGTGCTGACGTAGACCGTCGATTGGCTACTGGACCTGGCGGGAGCCTTGAACTCTGCGCCGGTGCTGACCAGGCTGTGGATCCGGCCGTTGTTCTCCCACTGGATGCGGTGCCGCCAGGGCCCGGCGCGCGGAGGCTGTTGGCCGCCGGTCAGGGGCAGGAGAAGTCCGGggaaaagatacaaaaaaaatagGTTTGCCATGACGACTAAATGTACCGAAATCAACAATTGTGACATTCAAAGCAAGTAAAAGTCTCTTCAATGTTGGACCTCATTAGTTCCTGAGTGGGATGGAACTCTTTTGGCTCATTTCCCCCCCAAGAGTCCTCTTCCAGGTTTTCTAGCAGGGAACTTTAATTAACCCTTCGCTTGCTGAGGTAGACTTTGACAAGTTAACTCCATTTTGAGCGGGGACAGCGTCATCTAGCGGCCACACAACATACTCACTATTAGCTGTGAAAACTAGGCATATTTT
The DNA window shown above is from Nerophis ophidion isolate RoL-2023_Sa linkage group LG14, RoL_Noph_v1.0, whole genome shotgun sequence and carries:
- the LOC133568728 gene encoding protein-lysine 6-oxidase-like isoform X1, producing the protein MSQLLISVHLVVMANLFFLYLFPGLLLPLTGGQQPPRAGPWRHRIQWENNGRIHSLVSTGAEFKAPARSSSQSTVYVSTRDRTAASESASPDHASPSRARTRVRRPRPDLTGSVSAWTDGLTVDGSVPHTSREEEPGPLAPFQSLRADVGPGPSWLYAPRTQSSILAHPAPFQQPGEDAFSLESMFNDDSRNHNFPGNSVFYNIYPPSRGRSGTHTRRPPDAGHGTTYFQNGLPDLLPDPYAIQAGAYVQRMQMFALRCAAEENCLARSAYAPSMRDIDFRVLLRFPQKVKNQGTADFLPVKPRHQWDWHSCHQHYHSMEAFSNYDLLDAATGRKVAEGHKASFCLEDTGCDPGIRRRYACTAHKQGLSPGCHDLYAANIDCQWIDITDVAPGNYNLKVTVNPDFHVLESDFTNNVVRCEITYTGIYVQTRNCRVTSG